AAAAAATAAAAACCAACCATTTATCTAAACAGTAGGACCTTCTATGCTCGTATTAAAAAGTAAAACCAACCATTTATCTAAACAATACGACCTTCTATGCTCGTATTAAAAAGTACGCCCATTTATCCCCTCCTTAACTATACTACAATCTATTTCCTTCTTAAATTATAGAACAAGGATACCCGAACGCCTATCCAGGTATTTAATTCATAATAATTCCCATTCCCGCCAATCTTCGCATTATAGACAGGGGTGCCATATCCATAATAATGTGTTTCCATATTCAACTTATTCACTGTTGAATCATTCGACTTTTTCAATGTTGAATAATTCACTTCCACCTGCAGGTTCAACCGAGGGCGGATCGTCTTCGACCACGACACACCGTAAGAATTCATCCGCTCGCGCAACAGTCCTCCCTGCGGAACTGTATCTATAGATTTCCTTGATAGGGCACCGGTGGTAAACTCTGCATGCAATGCTGTATATTCATCCAGCGGGAAACGTATACCAGCTCCATATCTGAACCGCATACCTCTGGATGCAACGCCCAATGTTGCGATACCATAAAAATACTGTATCCCCGCCTTCACACTGGCACTGCCATATACAATGTCATTTGCTGTAAATCCTGCTTCAGCCAGTAGGGGCGCCCACAAATGTGGTAGCACAATATGCCGTTTTTCCTTTTTCCGGGAAGCTTCTTTTGTGTCACTCACTTTCCGGTCATTGATTATCATATGTCGTGGCTTCACATTTGGTGCAACCGGTGATGGGGTGATGTTGTAATCAGCATGAACCGGGCTTAAAACATACGCCGGATAAGCAGGCACCATCGAACTTTCAGCAGGTATCAATACACTTTTAGTAGCTATCGACTCCTCCTTCGTAACTACCGTCTCCTTTTTCGAAGCTCCCGATTCATTTTTCGCAACTATCGTCCCCTTTTTCACAGCTCCCAATTCACTTTGCGTAGCTACTGCTCCCCTTTTCACAGCTCCCGATTCATTTTTCCCAGCCACCGTCCCTTTTTTCACTGCTCCCAATTCACTTTTCGCAACTACCACTCCCCTTTTCGCAGCTCCCGATTTATTTTTCCCAGCCACCGTCCTTTTTTTCACTGCTCCCAATTCATTTTTCGCAACTACCACTCCCCTTTTCACAGCTCCCGACTCACTTTGCTTACCTCCTGCCTCCCTTTTCACAGCCACTGACAATACTTCCCGGGACGTCCCTTTAGCTGTATACTTCCCACCTTGCCCTCCATCCACCTTCTTCCCAGGCTTATAATCTGTAAATAAAATATGATCCCCCAATATCCTATACTCCAACCCCACCTGCTGCTGCACCTCCCTCATCACATCCTCCAGCTTCCATTTTCCGGCTTTCAGATGTACACTCTTCTTCAACGAAGTATTCTGCATATTCAATGAATACTCCACCCCCGTCTGAGCAGCTATCGCCTTTGCCAGCTCGGGTATATCCATCGAGGGTTGGGTAATAGTAATAACACGTTGAGTTAACTGGGCATACAACGGCAGATTGGACAGGATCATTACAATACAGTATAGCAGGAAGTTACTCTTCTGCTTCAATAGATATTTCATCAGAATTCAGATAAGTATATTTTAAATTAAGTGTAGAAGTAATAACATCCAGCACATACTCTAAACGTTTATTGTCAAACACACTGGAAATCCGGAGCCGTGCAAGGGCGGTATCTTTGATACTGATCTTTTTCTGGTATGCGATCGACAACCTTGTGATGATATCCACTAACTGCTCGTCATCGAACACAAAGTGATACGTTTCCAGAAATAATGTACCCCATTGCTTGTAGTAATATCCCATTTGGTTAGCCCCGATCACAATATTCTTCCCTCCTTCCTCCATATTCACTTTACCTGAAGTCACCTGCACCATAATAAGACTATCATTTTCAGATACATGGAAACTTGTACCCAATACAGTGATGGTAACAGGCCCTGTTTCTACAACAAACGGTTTATCCGGATCGAAGGTTACATCAAAAGCACCGTTTCCTTTCAATATAATAGTACGTGTATTCCCTTTAAATTTTTCAGCATACCTTATTTCGCTGCCGGGAGCAATCCGGGCAACAGAGCCATCTGGCAGGGATTGTATCGCAGCAGTACCCCTATGATGAACAACTTTTTGTTGAGATAACAACACAATAAACGTTATCAGGGAGGCAGCAGCCAGCCATGGAATATAGCGTACGGGCTGTTTTGATTTACCGGCAATCGCCTTCCATACGACCTCCTTATCAGGTAAAAAATAGGACCGGTGGCTGGTAGCATTCCATGCAACCCAGCTGGCATTGAAGACCCCCTCATTATCTGTATGACTGGACCTCCATCCATCAATGGCCATTGCTTCTTCCGGGAGAGCCTCCCCCGCAAAATATTTTGTTAGCAGATCGTCCGAGATGTTAAAGTTTAATGCTCCCTGTGCCATAATTAATGAAAGAGTTTATGAAATTCGGTCAATAAGTATAGGTACATATAACCAGGCATCTCTCTTTTCCCATAGTTGCATGAAGATCACCTGTACGGCATCTTTTGCTTCGTCGCTGTCTTTCAGAATAGTGTAAGCATATCGGTGTAATATCTCAAAATATTCATTGAGGTAACCTGCTAGTACATCTGTATTGGTAATAATTGCTTTCAATTGCGAAAGTGGATAGTTGTATCTGATAGGTAGACAACTGTGGGGCAGGTATACCCTTATAAAAATAATTATACCCGTGTAAAAGCAAATACACTCAATATTCAAATAACCATACCGACATACTCCCCCATACCCACAAAATGAACAAACCTTCCCATAATTAACCAAACCCTCATCAACCTATACCCCACAAAACAACCCCAACCCTCATAACCCCATAAAAAAAAGAAGCCGCCTCAATTAATGAGACAGCTTCCTTTTTATAATTAATTACCAATATTAGTAATCCATACCCATACCGTGACCACCTGGCATTGCAGGAGCTGCGGATTTAGGCTCTGGCTTATCTGCAATCACACACTCAGTGGTCAGCAGCATACCAGCAATTGAAGCAGCATTTTCCAGTGCGATACGAGTCACCTTAGCAGGGTCGATTACACCAGCAGCCAGCAGGTTTTCGTAAACTTCAGTACGAGCGTTGAAGCCAAAGTCACCTTTACCTTCTTTCACTTTCTGAACTACGATAGAACCTTCGATACCTGCGTTAGCAGTGATCTGACGCAGCGGCTCTTCAATCGCACGTTTAACGATTGCGATACCAGTCTGCTCATCTTCGTTCTCTACTTTCAGGCTTTCCAGAGATTCGATAGCGCGGATGTAAGCAACACCACCACCAGGTACGATACCTTCTTCTACAGCCGCACGGGTAGCGTGCAGTGCATCGTCTACACGGTCTTTCTTCTCTTTCATCTCAACTTCGGTAGCAGCACCTACGTACAGTACAGCAACACCGCCGCTCAGCTTAGCCAGACGTTCCTGCAGTTTTTCACGATCATAGTCAGAAGTTGTTACTTCGATCTGAGCTTTGATCTGATTAATGCGACCCTGGATAGCTTCTTTTTCGCCTCTACCACCTACAACGGTAGTATTGTCTTTATCGATAGTTACGGATTCTGCACGACCGAGGTAGCTCAGGTCAGCATTTTCCAGCTTGTAACCTTGTTCTTCGCTGATTACGATACCACCAGTCAGGGTAGCGATATCCTGCAGCATTTCTTTTCTTCTGTCACCGAAACCAGGAGCTTTTACAGCAGCTACTTTCAGCTGACCACGCAGTTTGTTTACAACCAGGGTAGCCAGTGCTTCACCTTCCAGGTCTTCAGAAATGATCAGCAGTTGCTGGCCGTTCTGAACGATTTTTTCCAGGATATGCAGGATGTCCTTCAGGGTGCTGATCTTTTTGTCGTAGATCAGGATGTAAGGATTCTGCAGCTCAGCGTGCATTTTCTCGCTGTTGGTGATGAAGTATGGAGACAGATAACCACGGTCAAACTGCATACCTTCTACTACTTCTACAGTAGTGTCAGTACCTTTCGCTTCTTCTACAGTGATTACACCATCTTTGGTTACTTTGCTCATTGCTTCAGCGATCAGTTTACCAATGGTAAAGTCGTTGTTTGCAGAGATAGCAGCAACCTGCTCGATTTTCTGAATGTCGTTACCAACTTTTTCAGACTGACCTGCCAGGTTTTCAACGATAGCCTTAACAGCCTTGTCGATACCACGTTTCAGATCCATTGGGTTTGCACCAGCAGCTACGTTCTTCAGACCTTCGCTGATGATTGCCTGAGCCAGAACGGTTGCAGTAGTCGTACCATCACCAGCAATATCTGCGGTTTTGGAAGCCACTTCCTTTACCATCTGGGCACCCATGTTCTCAATTGGGTCTTCCAGTTCAATTTCTTTAGCCACGCTTACACCGTCTTTAGTCAGACCAGGTGCGCCAAATTTCTTCTCAATAACAACGTTACGACCTTTTGGGCCCAGGGTTACTTTAACAGCATCTGCCAGAATATCAACGCCCTTCTTCATTTTGTTACGGGCTTCGATGTTAAAGAATATTTGCTTTGCCATAATAGCTTTGAATTTTTTTAAATTTTACGGATTGTTTTGTGTGTGCGCTAATTGGTTAAACAATTGCTAAAATGTCAGACTCACGCATGATTAAGTAATCGCCACCTTCAATACTGATCTCTGTACCGGAATATTTACCATACAGTACAGTATCACCAACTTTCACAGTTACCGGCTCATCTTTTTTACCGGGACCAGCCGCTACTACAGTACCTCTCTGTGGTTTTTCTTTCGCAGTATCCGGGATGATGATACCACCAGCGGTCTTTTCTTCTGCTGCTGCGGGTTTCACAATCACCCTGTCAGCTAAGGGTTTAATACTTAAATCTTTTGCCATATAATTATACTTTTTAAAAAGATAAGATGATTTTCTGATCCTTGGTCCTCGATAATTGTGCCAAGGCCCCGATCGGGTCATTTTTTCAGGAACCCCTGTTTTTCTTCCTGTAGAGACCTG
This Chitinophaga sancti DNA region includes the following protein-coding sequences:
- a CDS encoding FecR family protein, translated to MAQGALNFNISDDLLTKYFAGEALPEEAMAIDGWRSSHTDNEGVFNASWVAWNATSHRSYFLPDKEVVWKAIAGKSKQPVRYIPWLAAASLITFIVLLSQQKVVHHRGTAAIQSLPDGSVARIAPGSEIRYAEKFKGNTRTIILKGNGAFDVTFDPDKPFVVETGPVTITVLGTSFHVSENDSLIMVQVTSGKVNMEEGGKNIVIGANQMGYYYKQWGTLFLETYHFVFDDEQLVDIITRLSIAYQKKISIKDTALARLRISSVFDNKRLEYVLDVITSTLNLKYTYLNSDEISIEAEE
- the groES gene encoding co-chaperone GroES, which produces MAKDLSIKPLADRVIVKPAAAEEKTAGGIIIPDTAKEKPQRGTVVAAGPGKKDEPVTVKVGDTVLYGKYSGTEISIEGGDYLIMRESDILAIV
- a CDS encoding RNA polymerase sigma factor; translated protein: MKAIITNTDVLAGYLNEYFEILHRYAYTILKDSDEAKDAVQVIFMQLWEKRDAWLYVPILIDRIS
- the groL gene encoding chaperonin GroEL (60 kDa chaperone family; promotes refolding of misfolded polypeptides especially under stressful conditions; forms two stacked rings of heptamers to form a barrel-shaped 14mer; ends can be capped by GroES; misfolded proteins enter the barrel where they are refolded when GroES binds), whose translation is MAKQIFFNIEARNKMKKGVDILADAVKVTLGPKGRNVVIEKKFGAPGLTKDGVSVAKEIELEDPIENMGAQMVKEVASKTADIAGDGTTTATVLAQAIISEGLKNVAAGANPMDLKRGIDKAVKAIVENLAGQSEKVGNDIQKIEQVAAISANNDFTIGKLIAEAMSKVTKDGVITVEEAKGTDTTVEVVEGMQFDRGYLSPYFITNSEKMHAELQNPYILIYDKKISTLKDILHILEKIVQNGQQLLIISEDLEGEALATLVVNKLRGQLKVAAVKAPGFGDRRKEMLQDIATLTGGIVISEEQGYKLENADLSYLGRAESVTIDKDNTTVVGGRGEKEAIQGRINQIKAQIEVTTSDYDREKLQERLAKLSGGVAVLYVGAATEVEMKEKKDRVDDALHATRAAVEEGIVPGGGVAYIRAIESLESLKVENEDEQTGIAIVKRAIEEPLRQITANAGIEGSIVVQKVKEGKGDFGFNARTEVYENLLAAGVIDPAKVTRIALENAASIAGMLLTTECVIADKPEPKSAAPAMPGGHGMGMDY